A genomic segment from Idiomarina piscisalsi encodes:
- the ccmD gene encoding heme exporter protein CcmD, with protein MAFDSFQDFITMGGYGLYVWLSFFLSFVVIALVALETAIARQSLKKKSQQLQNRQQRLAKRQRPVSQ; from the coding sequence ATGGCATTCGACAGTTTTCAGGACTTTATTACTATGGGTGGCTACGGCTTGTATGTTTGGCTGTCTTTTTTCTTGAGCTTTGTCGTTATCGCGCTGGTCGCATTGGAAACCGCTATCGCTCGTCAATCCCTGAAGAAAAAGAGTCAGCAATTGCAAAATCGTCAGCAGCGTTTGGCCAAGCGCCAACGGCCTGTGTCGCAGTAG
- a CDS encoding DUF2802 domain-containing protein, which produces MTLWLIAISALALGLALIALIAVIMTSRRQAELIERQQQRLLMLTETATEVLSLKEQLNETKPETHFAEKQLLAQLEQQVATLNDEQRRLQEKLQELAEQDPGSKLYHRASKLVASGATVEELMHECELPQAEAELLVSLHQRKG; this is translated from the coding sequence ATGACACTTTGGCTTATTGCAATATCAGCGCTGGCTCTCGGGCTGGCGCTGATTGCGTTGATTGCTGTTATTATGACATCGCGGCGCCAGGCTGAGCTTATTGAGCGTCAGCAACAACGCTTGTTAATGCTCACCGAAACAGCGACCGAAGTGCTTTCCTTAAAAGAGCAGCTGAATGAGACGAAACCAGAGACTCACTTCGCCGAAAAGCAGTTACTGGCGCAGTTAGAACAGCAAGTTGCCACACTTAATGACGAGCAACGTCGGTTACAGGAAAAACTTCAGGAGCTGGCTGAGCAGGATCCGGGCTCAAAATTATATCATCGAGCAAGTAAGTTAGTAGCCAGTGGCGCAACGGTTGAAGAGCTGATGCACGAGTGCGAGCTACCTCAGGCAGAAGCTGAACTGTTGGTATCTTTGCACCAGCGAAAAGGCTAA
- the ccmB gene encoding heme exporter protein CcmB, whose product MINASMRQVWFAVLKRDLRIAARRRSDALNPLLFLLMVVTLFPLGVGPGPDILARIAPGIIWVAALLASLLGLERLFKDDFQDGTLEQLCLLPQPLAFTATAKVMAHWLLTGLPLVILSPLLALLLSLPLQGWWALALSLLLGTPALSALGAIGAALTLQVQRGSSLISLILIPLFIPLLIFATAAVENASMGLAVHGQLAILAAISVLTITLSPLAIAAGIKMSVN is encoded by the coding sequence ATGATTAACGCTTCCATGCGACAGGTTTGGTTTGCGGTACTCAAGCGTGACTTGCGCATAGCCGCACGTCGACGCAGTGACGCCTTAAATCCGCTGCTTTTTTTATTGATGGTGGTGACGTTGTTCCCTCTGGGCGTCGGGCCTGGGCCTGATATTCTTGCGCGTATTGCGCCGGGAATTATTTGGGTGGCGGCACTGTTGGCCAGCTTGCTTGGCTTAGAACGCTTATTTAAAGATGACTTTCAGGACGGCACACTGGAGCAGTTGTGTTTATTGCCTCAGCCACTGGCGTTTACGGCAACCGCAAAGGTGATGGCGCACTGGTTGTTGACTGGATTACCTCTCGTTATTTTGTCCCCACTACTAGCGCTGTTGTTGAGTTTGCCACTGCAAGGTTGGTGGGCGCTAGCGCTCAGCCTGCTACTGGGCACGCCAGCGCTGAGTGCACTTGGAGCAATTGGTGCGGCACTGACACTGCAGGTGCAAAGAGGCAGCTCCCTTATCAGTCTTATCCTTATTCCATTATTTATTCCGCTACTGATTTTTGCCACTGCCGCTGTTGAAAATGCCTCTATGGGGCTTGCAGTCCACGGCCAGTTGGCTATTCTGGCGGCTATTTCTGTTTTAACCATAACATTGTCTCCGCTGGCGATAGCAGCGGGCATAAAAATGAGTGTGAATTAA
- the ccmE gene encoding cytochrome c maturation protein CcmE, producing MNPRRKQRLTWVLILVFGVSIATGLMLYALSQSIDLFYTPSEIVEGADDGKQKPQVGQRMRVGGMVVEGSVERDPKTLEVSFNITDTGPEITVLYQGILPDLFREGQGIVAQGELVEPTVLKASEVLAKHDEEYMPPELAEKMKGIKHVNPNKPYEDGEQ from the coding sequence ATGAATCCAAGACGTAAACAACGATTAACCTGGGTGCTGATTTTAGTGTTCGGGGTGTCTATAGCGACAGGGCTGATGCTATACGCGCTAAGCCAAAGTATTGATTTGTTTTATACACCGAGTGAAATCGTCGAAGGTGCCGATGACGGCAAACAAAAACCGCAAGTCGGGCAACGGATGCGAGTGGGCGGAATGGTCGTTGAAGGCTCGGTTGAGCGCGACCCGAAAACTCTGGAAGTGTCGTTTAATATTACGGATACAGGTCCTGAAATTACGGTGCTGTATCAAGGTATTCTTCCGGACTTATTCCGCGAAGGGCAAGGTATTGTTGCGCAAGGTGAGCTCGTTGAACCGACGGTTTTGAAAGCCTCGGAAGTATTAGCAAAGCACGACGAAGAGTATATGCCACCAGAGCTGGCTGAAAAAATGAAAGGCATTAAGCACGTAAACCCAAATAAACCTTACGAGGATGGTGAGCAATGA
- a CDS encoding DsbE family thiol:disulfide interchange protein, with protein sequence MNKNLRWVVLFAPLILFIALAVFLLKGLGSDPTKLDSALINEPVPAFESVDLYDTRIAYDESVLKGKPVLLNVWATWCPTCRAEHEFLNQLAAQGVPIVGLNYKDDSREKAVNWLNTLGDPYTINLFDPEGNVAFEFGVYGAPETYFIDEEGVIRYRHVGDVNARNWQSTLKPIYEQLKREAQ encoded by the coding sequence ATGAATAAGAACCTTCGCTGGGTTGTACTCTTTGCACCGCTCATTTTATTCATTGCACTAGCCGTCTTTTTGTTAAAAGGCTTGGGGAGTGACCCGACAAAACTCGATTCGGCGCTAATTAACGAGCCGGTACCCGCGTTTGAAAGCGTCGACCTTTACGACACTCGCATAGCTTATGACGAATCCGTGCTAAAAGGTAAGCCGGTGTTGTTGAATGTGTGGGCGACGTGGTGCCCAACGTGTCGTGCCGAGCATGAGTTTTTGAACCAACTCGCTGCGCAGGGGGTTCCTATTGTTGGCTTGAACTATAAAGACGATTCGCGAGAAAAAGCAGTGAATTGGTTGAACACCTTAGGCGACCCGTACACCATTAATTTGTTTGACCCAGAAGGGAATGTGGCTTTTGAATTTGGTGTTTATGGCGCGCCCGAAACCTACTTTATTGATGAAGAGGGCGTTATTCGGTATCGCCATGTTGGCGATGTGAATGCGCGTAACTGGCAGAGCACATTGAAGCCCATTTATGAACAGCTGAAGCGGGAGGCGCAATGA
- the ccmA gene encoding cytochrome c biogenesis heme-transporting ATPase CcmA, producing MTQETTAKVPLLHAEQLSSTRGGRVLFDDLSFQLHPGELWQVTGPNGAGKSTLLRMLAGLLDPTEGRIQFNGSDLRDAWQDYCQQLLFIGHKAAVKGELTALENFYWQQQLTANPNTDGWDLLEKLGLLGLEDELTGRLSAGQQRRVALTRLWANKAKLWILDEPFTSLDVQGVGLLQKRFAEHLSDGGCIIFTSHQSLTLSNLSPKLIDLSLTSQMDNEVAYD from the coding sequence ATGACACAAGAAACTACCGCCAAAGTGCCACTGTTGCATGCCGAGCAGCTTAGCTCAACGCGTGGTGGTCGAGTATTGTTTGATGATCTGAGCTTCCAGTTACACCCTGGTGAGTTATGGCAGGTAACTGGCCCGAATGGCGCGGGCAAGTCGACGTTATTGAGAATGCTGGCCGGGCTTTTAGACCCCACAGAGGGCCGTATTCAGTTTAACGGCTCTGATTTGCGCGACGCTTGGCAGGATTACTGTCAGCAATTGCTGTTTATTGGTCATAAAGCCGCTGTAAAAGGCGAACTTACCGCATTAGAAAACTTCTATTGGCAACAGCAACTCACTGCTAACCCCAATACTGATGGCTGGGACTTATTGGAGAAGCTAGGGCTGCTGGGTCTGGAAGACGAACTGACTGGACGTTTGTCGGCGGGTCAGCAACGCCGGGTCGCTTTAACCCGATTATGGGCGAATAAGGCAAAGCTGTGGATTCTGGATGAACCTTTTACTTCCTTAGATGTGCAAGGGGTTGGGTTACTGCAAAAGCGTTTCGCAGAGCATTTGAGTGACGGCGGCTGTATTATTTTTACGTCACATCAGTCACTGACGTTGTCGAACTTGTCTCCCAAACTGATTGATTTGAGCCTGACTTCGCAAATGGACAATGAGGTGGCTTATGATTAA
- a CDS encoding chemotaxis protein CheW, protein MSKDNRAIKNETDADSNDKVLQWVTFQLDDETYGINVMQVQEVLRYSEIAPVPGAPNYVLGIINLRGNVVTVIDTRLRFGLQPTEVTDNTRIVIIESEKQVIGILVDSVAEVVYLKTSEIDSAPNVGTDESARFIQGVSNRDDELLILVDLDKMLTDDEWDEISRLG, encoded by the coding sequence ATGAGTAAAGATAATCGCGCTATCAAAAATGAAACGGACGCTGACAGTAACGATAAAGTATTGCAGTGGGTCACGTTTCAGCTTGACGATGAAACTTATGGCATTAATGTCATGCAGGTTCAGGAAGTGCTTCGCTACAGCGAAATAGCGCCAGTGCCCGGAGCGCCGAACTATGTACTGGGTATCATCAACCTGCGTGGTAATGTGGTGACGGTTATCGATACTCGTCTTCGTTTTGGTCTACAACCAACTGAAGTAACGGATAACACACGTATTGTTATTATCGAGTCTGAAAAGCAGGTCATCGGTATTTTGGTCGACAGTGTTGCCGAAGTGGTTTACCTGAAGACGTCTGAAATAGACAGTGCACCGAATGTGGGTACCGATGAGAGTGCCCGTTTCATTCAAGGCGTCAGCAACCGAGATGACGAACTGCTGATTTTGGTTGATCTGGATAAAATGCTGACGGATGACGAGTGGGATGAAATTTCTCGTTTGGGTTAA
- a CDS encoding heme ABC transporter permease: MWRWLHPYAKPEATYRLVDKLLPWFAALTFISLAVGVVWGLAFAPSDYQQGDSYRIIFLHVPAAIFSMGAYSGMAIMGGIALIWQIKTAEWVIPAIAPVGAALTVVALLTGAIWGKPMWGTWWVWDARLTSELILLFLYIGVMALYFAFDDARTGAKAAAILSLVGVINLPIIHYSVEWWNTLHQGATITKFERPSIATSMLIPLLICLAGFLFLTISLVMMRLKNEILRHELGRPWAQHELEKK; this comes from the coding sequence ATGTGGCGATGGTTACACCCTTATGCAAAGCCTGAAGCGACCTACCGACTGGTGGACAAGTTACTGCCTTGGTTTGCAGCATTAACCTTTATCTCTTTGGCTGTTGGTGTGGTTTGGGGGCTCGCTTTTGCGCCGTCTGACTACCAACAAGGCGACAGTTATCGAATCATATTTTTGCATGTGCCCGCGGCTATATTTTCGATGGGCGCCTACTCAGGTATGGCGATAATGGGTGGTATAGCACTGATATGGCAAATTAAAACAGCGGAGTGGGTAATTCCGGCAATCGCTCCGGTTGGCGCTGCGTTGACGGTTGTCGCACTACTAACCGGAGCCATTTGGGGTAAGCCGATGTGGGGCACTTGGTGGGTGTGGGATGCACGTCTCACTTCCGAGCTTATTCTCCTGTTTTTATACATTGGCGTTATGGCGCTGTACTTTGCGTTTGATGACGCCAGAACGGGCGCGAAAGCCGCAGCCATACTCTCACTTGTTGGGGTAATTAACCTGCCTATTATTCATTACTCCGTCGAGTGGTGGAACACCTTGCATCAGGGAGCGACCATTACCAAGTTTGAGAGACCTTCGATAGCGACCAGTATGCTTATTCCGTTATTAATATGCTTGGCGGGCTTCCTGTTTTTAACCATTTCACTGGTGATGATGCGGTTAAAAAATGAGATACTACGACACGAATTAGGCCGCCCCTGGGCGCAACATGAACTGGAGAAAAAGTGA
- a CDS encoding chemotaxis protein CheW, translated as MNSKHSSSEQAMTEYLDALLLEDEVVEFDNEPVKKLLEQAAPKIQQVTEQESVTLNRDEDLLPLVSVKADDTDTREALAKTEVEVEADTQVEPDVVTEQVEETEESVDDETDVATHTDVEEVAPAEEEPQPDAMSEYMEDDFQALFFKVAGLTLAVPLKSLGGIHQVGKISPLMGKPKWFKGIMTEREDKLQVVDTARWVMPEKYTEELEESLDYQYLITLNDSPWGLLCEELVTSEPLQPEAIQWRKEGSNKRPWLAGVVRDRMCALLDVNALITLLDNGLGHIQQDK; from the coding sequence ATGAACAGCAAACACTCCAGCAGTGAACAGGCAATGACCGAGTACCTCGATGCGTTACTGCTTGAGGATGAGGTGGTTGAGTTTGATAACGAGCCTGTGAAGAAACTGCTCGAGCAGGCTGCGCCGAAAATACAACAAGTGACCGAACAAGAGTCGGTGACTTTGAACAGAGATGAAGACTTATTGCCTTTAGTTTCTGTAAAAGCGGACGATACTGATACTAGAGAGGCGCTTGCTAAGACTGAGGTCGAGGTAGAAGCGGATACTCAGGTTGAGCCGGACGTTGTCACTGAACAAGTCGAAGAAACTGAAGAGAGCGTTGATGACGAGACAGATGTCGCAACGCACACAGATGTTGAGGAAGTGGCTCCAGCGGAAGAAGAGCCTCAACCAGATGCCATGTCTGAGTACATGGAAGACGACTTTCAGGCGCTGTTTTTTAAAGTAGCGGGTTTAACACTGGCGGTGCCACTGAAAAGTTTAGGTGGCATTCATCAGGTTGGAAAAATCAGCCCGCTGATGGGTAAGCCAAAATGGTTTAAAGGCATAATGACAGAGCGTGAAGACAAGCTGCAGGTTGTCGATACCGCTCGTTGGGTGATGCCGGAGAAATACACGGAAGAGCTGGAAGAATCATTAGACTACCAGTATCTTATAACGTTAAATGACAGCCCATGGGGACTGTTGTGTGAAGAATTGGTGACTAGTGAACCACTGCAACCCGAAGCCATTCAATGGCGGAAAGAAGGCAGTAATAAACGGCCGTGGCTGGCCGGAGTGGTTCGTGACAGAATGTGTGCATTGCTCGATGTAAACGCATTGATTACACTTCTGGATAACGGTCTGGGACATATCCAGCAAGATAAATAA
- a CDS encoding EscU/YscU/HrcU family type III secretion system export apparatus switch protein — translation MTDKKEKQAIGLSYDGFNAPKVIARGFDELAEEIIAVAKEHGVLVHEDPLLSDSLAKLNVGDEIPRELYIIIAEIIAFAYLLDGKFPRQWEEG, via the coding sequence ATGACGGACAAAAAAGAGAAGCAAGCCATTGGGCTGTCGTATGACGGCTTTAATGCGCCCAAGGTTATCGCTCGCGGGTTTGACGAGCTAGCGGAAGAGATTATCGCCGTTGCCAAAGAGCATGGCGTGTTAGTTCATGAAGATCCGCTCTTGTCGGACTCACTTGCCAAACTCAATGTTGGTGATGAAATTCCGCGTGAGCTTTACATTATTATTGCGGAAATTATTGCCTTTGCTTATTTGTTGGACGGTAAGTTTCCGCGACAATGGGAGGAAGGTTAG
- a CDS encoding flagellar hook-length control protein FliK — MADITQLLQQMLNAPERSMARIDKQNVATLARILTGANTADNQSASTVSKPTLQIPASILTPQTGNKAQQTSQPQIQGASWQWPNPPKALLAQLPAKLASSTQLRLQISMPQGSKPVVQIVISQPTPIPQAQPGQQKQVTQAPQGSTANTQVGKVEIPITQLPPKLVKALLSSTQASQLLNATQNPGATQPADKAPLNVAQPIQLSRGIAIKQAHQLSPQQFQQALQTLITQMKAQLSAQPSVPPSNAANASLKIPELSALIAKINTSVNTATTSGANATNTTSANQTAQAAQTAATLTAALRSPSNAIEQLIKVVLQQQPSGESMQRPEALQRWVSDWFAARPVSVQSSQQMGSLGQMLMTLLGLSLQQNSQQQSTAQTSLQSLPKQFTQALIQQVLNPSPDVAGDVRERINQLLLQLPQQQLQRLLQLFTGVLNSAQSAQARLQDSPMQQPEYFILLPTDPQKAGQNELLIRPEREPDTPEQEGRTLWLFTLRFELEATGALLVKGRYHPQGSSVDFYAESPSAQNIIEKHLEQLEKRLSDLEVNSVKFRVQQGRIPETLATQQSGIIRVKV; from the coding sequence ATGGCTGATATCACGCAACTGTTACAACAAATGCTGAACGCTCCAGAGCGCTCTATGGCTCGTATTGATAAGCAAAACGTCGCAACACTTGCACGCATTTTAACCGGCGCGAATACTGCAGATAACCAGTCTGCTTCAACCGTCAGCAAACCAACCTTGCAAATACCAGCGTCTATACTCACGCCGCAAACCGGAAATAAAGCTCAGCAAACTTCGCAGCCGCAGATACAAGGCGCCAGCTGGCAATGGCCGAACCCACCAAAAGCGCTGTTAGCGCAACTTCCCGCTAAACTGGCAAGCAGCACACAACTGCGATTACAAATATCCATGCCGCAGGGGAGCAAGCCGGTTGTACAGATCGTCATTAGCCAACCCACACCCATTCCGCAGGCGCAGCCGGGACAACAGAAGCAAGTCACGCAAGCACCACAAGGAAGTACCGCAAACACACAAGTTGGCAAAGTTGAAATACCGATTACACAGTTGCCCCCCAAGCTCGTTAAAGCGCTGCTGAGCAGCACACAGGCCTCGCAACTACTCAACGCAACTCAAAATCCCGGAGCAACACAGCCAGCAGACAAGGCTCCGCTCAACGTAGCTCAACCAATTCAGCTTTCGCGTGGTATTGCTATTAAACAGGCGCATCAGTTGAGTCCGCAGCAGTTTCAGCAGGCGCTACAAACACTGATCACTCAAATGAAAGCACAACTTTCTGCGCAGCCATCAGTGCCTCCCAGTAATGCGGCAAATGCATCATTGAAAATTCCTGAATTGTCTGCGCTTATTGCCAAAATCAACACCAGTGTCAATACAGCGACAACGTCAGGTGCTAATGCAACCAATACGACGTCTGCGAATCAAACAGCACAAGCTGCACAGACCGCCGCAACCTTAACTGCAGCTTTGCGCTCACCCTCTAATGCCATTGAACAGCTCATAAAAGTCGTGTTACAACAACAGCCCTCTGGCGAATCCATGCAGCGCCCGGAAGCGTTACAGCGTTGGGTTAGCGACTGGTTTGCCGCCCGTCCGGTCAGTGTGCAGTCAAGTCAGCAAATGGGGTCACTTGGTCAAATGCTAATGACGCTGCTGGGGCTGAGCTTACAACAGAACAGCCAGCAACAAAGCACCGCACAAACAAGTTTGCAATCATTGCCAAAGCAATTCACTCAAGCACTAATACAACAGGTGTTAAACCCGTCCCCTGACGTTGCCGGTGATGTACGCGAGCGCATTAATCAACTGTTGCTGCAATTGCCTCAGCAGCAACTGCAACGACTGCTACAGTTATTCACTGGCGTACTAAATTCAGCCCAAAGCGCTCAGGCACGGCTACAAGACTCGCCGATGCAGCAGCCTGAGTATTTCATTTTGCTGCCGACCGACCCACAAAAGGCGGGACAAAACGAGTTACTTATTCGCCCGGAGCGAGAGCCCGATACGCCGGAGCAGGAGGGTCGCACGTTATGGCTTTTCACCTTACGCTTTGAGTTAGAAGCAACAGGCGCTTTACTGGTTAAAGGCCGGTATCATCCGCAGGGCTCGTCAGTCGACTTTTATGCCGAGTCACCTTCAGCGCAAAACATTATCGAGAAACACCTGGAGCAACTGGAGAAGCGGTTGTCCGATTTAGAGGTTAACAGTGTGAAGTTTCGCGTTCAGCAAGGGCGAATTCCAGAAACCCTGGCGACACAACAAAGTGGCATTATTCGGGTGAAAGTATGA
- a CDS encoding heme lyase CcmF/NrfE family subunit: protein MIAEAGHLAIAIALAFSCLLAFYPLWGAIKGHGGMMSLARPFALGQFFFTAVAFGLLVWGFVSNDFSIAYVAANSNSDLPVAYRVTAVWGSHEGSFLLWMLMQAGWIAAVALFSRSMPLPMVARVLAILGLISIGFYLFMLTVSNPFDRALPLIPVDGRDLNPLLQDPGMIIHPPLLYMGYVGFSVAFAFAIAALISGKLDAAWARWSRPWTLAAWIFLTLGIAIGSWWAYYELGWGGWWFWDPVENASFMPWLVGTALLHSLAVTEKRGSFKSWTVLLAIAAFSLSLLGTFLVRSGVLVSVHAFASDPTRGLFILVLLALVIGGSLILYGMRAGQMQSYSRYELFSREVMLLGNNVLLMAAMAVVFLGTMLPLIHKEIGLGSISVGEPFFNGVYSWLVIPFALMVGLGPLLRWRRQALKPLLKPIALALSLAIVLAYVLPKIWADDLPAMVVIGLFLAFWVGLATLTEVQQTVKQRKQGLYGITRLSGSHWGMVLGHIGFAVTLIGITLVSHYEQERDIALAPGESVEIIGYNVSFDLLDHREGPNYDSDAGEFTVTKNGELVTEVTSEKRFYRVQRTSMTEVGLDASLLRDIYIAMGEPLEDGAWAIRFYVKPFVRWIWLGAIIMAVGGVFAMADKRYRQRKDGGLYE, encoded by the coding sequence ATGATAGCGGAAGCAGGCCATCTCGCGATTGCTATCGCGCTGGCATTCTCTTGTTTGCTGGCGTTTTACCCGCTTTGGGGGGCAATAAAAGGCCACGGTGGCATGATGTCACTGGCAAGACCTTTTGCTCTAGGGCAATTTTTCTTTACCGCTGTGGCGTTTGGCTTATTAGTGTGGGGTTTTGTCAGCAATGACTTCAGTATTGCTTATGTGGCAGCTAATTCTAACTCAGACTTGCCGGTTGCTTATCGGGTAACAGCGGTATGGGGCTCACACGAGGGCTCATTTCTCCTCTGGATGCTGATGCAGGCCGGCTGGATTGCGGCGGTAGCACTGTTTTCACGTTCTATGCCTTTGCCAATGGTGGCGCGGGTGTTAGCGATTCTTGGTTTAATCAGCATTGGCTTCTACTTGTTTATGTTGACGGTGTCGAACCCGTTTGATCGCGCCTTACCGTTGATTCCCGTGGATGGGCGTGACTTAAACCCATTATTACAAGACCCGGGCATGATCATTCATCCTCCGTTATTGTATATGGGGTATGTCGGTTTCTCGGTGGCCTTTGCGTTTGCCATTGCGGCGCTTATATCGGGTAAGCTTGATGCGGCCTGGGCGCGTTGGTCACGCCCTTGGACATTAGCGGCATGGATATTCCTGACGCTGGGAATTGCGATTGGCAGCTGGTGGGCATACTACGAACTCGGCTGGGGCGGCTGGTGGTTCTGGGACCCTGTTGAAAACGCCAGTTTTATGCCCTGGCTGGTTGGAACCGCTTTGTTGCATTCGTTAGCGGTTACCGAAAAGCGAGGCAGCTTTAAGTCTTGGACGGTATTACTGGCAATAGCGGCCTTTAGTTTGAGCCTATTGGGAACTTTCCTGGTTCGCTCCGGCGTTTTGGTCTCAGTACACGCTTTTGCATCTGATCCAACCCGTGGCTTGTTTATTCTGGTGCTATTAGCCTTGGTTATTGGCGGCTCTTTAATTTTATACGGCATGCGAGCGGGACAAATGCAAAGCTACAGCCGATACGAATTATTTTCCCGCGAAGTCATGCTGCTAGGGAACAACGTATTATTGATGGCGGCAATGGCAGTCGTCTTTCTGGGGACTATGCTGCCTTTGATTCATAAAGAAATTGGTTTGGGTAGCATTTCAGTTGGTGAACCGTTTTTCAATGGTGTCTACAGCTGGCTTGTTATTCCATTTGCTCTGATGGTAGGGCTGGGGCCTCTGTTGCGCTGGCGTCGACAGGCACTTAAGCCGCTATTAAAACCGATTGCGTTGGCGCTTAGTCTTGCCATTGTCCTTGCTTACGTACTCCCGAAAATATGGGCTGATGATCTACCGGCCATGGTAGTTATTGGACTATTTCTGGCATTCTGGGTCGGCCTTGCCACGTTGACCGAGGTACAGCAAACGGTCAAGCAACGTAAGCAGGGGTTGTATGGCATAACTCGCCTCTCGGGGAGTCATTGGGGCATGGTACTGGGTCACATTGGTTTCGCCGTGACTTTAATTGGTATTACGTTAGTGTCGCATTATGAACAAGAGCGTGATATTGCTCTGGCGCCGGGAGAGTCGGTTGAAATTATTGGCTACAACGTCAGTTTTGATTTGTTAGACCACAGGGAAGGGCCTAACTACGACTCCGATGCGGGGGAGTTCACCGTGACAAAAAATGGTGAGCTTGTTACTGAAGTGACCAGTGAAAAGCGCTTTTACCGAGTGCAGCGAACCAGCATGACAGAGGTGGGACTCGATGCCAGCCTGTTAAGAGATATCTACATTGCCATGGGCGAACCGTTAGAGGATGGAGCCTGGGCAATACGCTTTTACGTCAAGCCCTTTGTACGTTGGATATGGTTGGGTGCCATTATCATGGCTGTAGGTGGTGTGTTTGCGATGGCCGATAAACGCTACCGACAACGTAAGGATGGAGGTTTATATGAATAA
- a CDS encoding ParA family protein, protein MIVWTVANQKGGVGKTTTTVALAGLLAEQGKRVLCIDTDPHASLTYYFGFDSEELTHSVFDVFSAGKDVNRELMRQCILPTEFDNLNIMPATMALATLDRKLGTQGGMGLVLKKGLASVADEYDYVLIDVPPVLGVLMVNALACCNRVLIPVQTEFLALKGLDRMMRTLMLIQKSRGEERPYTIIPTLYDKRTNASLQTYKKLVGRYGKSVWNGMIPIDTKFRDASNEQTPPSLYAPKSRGVLAYQSLLIHLQQMERR, encoded by the coding sequence ATGATTGTTTGGACGGTAGCTAACCAGAAAGGCGGCGTGGGGAAAACCACCACAACAGTCGCTCTGGCGGGGCTATTGGCTGAACAAGGTAAGCGAGTTTTATGTATTGACACTGACCCTCATGCTTCACTGACCTATTATTTTGGTTTTGATTCTGAAGAGCTGACTCACAGTGTTTTTGATGTATTCAGCGCTGGTAAAGACGTTAACCGCGAACTGATGCGCCAATGCATTTTGCCGACTGAGTTTGACAACCTTAATATTATGCCTGCGACCATGGCGTTAGCGACACTGGATCGAAAGCTTGGTACGCAAGGCGGAATGGGTCTGGTGTTAAAAAAAGGCTTAGCCTCTGTTGCTGATGAGTACGATTATGTGCTTATTGATGTCCCGCCGGTGCTTGGTGTGCTCATGGTGAACGCATTAGCCTGTTGTAATCGAGTGCTTATTCCGGTGCAGACGGAATTCCTGGCGTTGAAAGGTTTGGACAGAATGATGCGTACGCTTATGCTCATTCAGAAGTCACGTGGCGAAGAGCGGCCATATACTATCATTCCAACCTTGTACGACAAACGAACCAATGCGTCATTACAGACGTATAAGAAGCTTGTTGGCCGGTACGGTAAGTCGGTTTGGAACGGCATGATCCCTATCGATACCAAATTCCGCGATGCGTCGAATGAACAGACACCACCATCGCTGTATGCGCCGAAGTCGCGAGGTGTGCTGGCCTATCAATCATTGCTTATTCACTTACAACAAATGGAGCGTCGCTAA